Proteins encoded in a region of the Gammaproteobacteria bacterium genome:
- a CDS encoding cbb3-type cytochrome c oxidase subunit I, with product MQESTSGLIEQPTAINQSSQVDTWLVRAHSLAAFATLLLAVLFGIVVSLQFFLPDFAGLLPSWGRLRYAHTQGIMLGWLGNAFLAFLYHAVPILSGRQVTSRRLGLWLFGIWNFAVMLPGWVLVLAGVSQPLEWAEFPLPVDLLVIVAFILAAIQFLPPFFQRGFENLYVSSWYIIGALVFTLLSYPMGNIVPELVPGAAGAAFSGLWIHDAVGLFVTPLALAILYFVIPASTGRPIFSHFLSMLGFWGLFFLYPLNGIHHYIFSVIPMAAQTTAILASFLLGAVVVIVVSNLMLSQRGAGLIPAEPALRFASMSVVFYLIVSLQGSLQANMSFSQAIHFTDFVIGHSHLAMLGFATFAGIAAILHAWQRIPDAPYNARAIDWAYGLLVVGITLMVVDLTVAGLVQGGLWLDGAPWLESVRASRPYWVFRSLSAVPVAAGFVMLFYGLLVGPRGAGVSAAEVTRRALGPEQASVDTHSPMQDPSRALRLSYIVASVAGVAFFVFSVSLLGVLPRAVLERQTAVLGPAQELPLTPSELRGRDIYAREGCAYCHTQQIRYTAADMQRFGAPTLAWEGRFDFPHMLGTRRIGPDLSRAGNTRTRQWQLAHLYAPRSVVPQSIMPAYPEFFEGSPLRPRQQAQDLVAYLETLGRARELAWPEGDARGRQALPDDQWAQMSLGATELNAHAARTRPRGDAPRLVEQPVTDRGLQLWQDNCSGCHGDEGLGDGLAAAWLQPAPVNLAAHEYRADLLADILWNGVHNSAMPAWRDRSLEELALLAAVVQSISSVNDSPGETVQILAGQAVYSAHCAECHGDAGDGNGFAAASLPIPIAPTDFTRERLSLEESLRILRNGVPGTSMAPWGDRLTDSDMLAVSHYLSSLYQRTGSGGGQ from the coding sequence TTGCAGGAATCAACCAGCGGGCTGATTGAGCAGCCCACAGCAATCAATCAGTCCAGCCAGGTTGACACCTGGCTGGTGCGGGCGCACAGCCTGGCGGCTTTTGCGACACTGCTGCTGGCCGTGTTATTCGGTATTGTAGTCTCACTGCAGTTTTTCCTGCCGGATTTCGCCGGCCTGCTACCCAGTTGGGGGCGTCTGAGGTATGCCCATACCCAGGGCATTATGCTGGGCTGGCTGGGTAATGCCTTTCTCGCCTTTCTCTATCATGCCGTGCCTATCCTCAGCGGCCGCCAGGTGACCAGTCGGCGCCTCGGATTGTGGTTGTTCGGGATCTGGAACTTCGCCGTTATGCTGCCTGGCTGGGTGCTGGTACTGGCCGGCGTGAGTCAGCCGCTGGAATGGGCTGAATTTCCCCTGCCTGTCGATCTGCTGGTAATCGTTGCCTTTATCCTGGCAGCTATCCAGTTTCTCCCACCCTTCTTTCAGCGCGGTTTTGAAAACCTGTATGTTTCAAGCTGGTACATTATCGGCGCTCTGGTGTTTACCCTGCTGTCCTACCCGATGGGCAATATTGTTCCTGAGCTGGTACCGGGAGCGGCCGGCGCAGCATTCAGTGGTTTGTGGATTCACGATGCGGTCGGCCTGTTTGTGACCCCGCTGGCACTGGCTATTCTTTATTTCGTCATTCCGGCCAGTACCGGTCGGCCGATTTTTTCCCATTTCCTTTCCATGCTGGGGTTCTGGGGGCTGTTCTTCTTATACCCGCTGAACGGCATACATCACTATATTTTTTCTGTCATACCCATGGCTGCCCAGACTACCGCCATTCTGGCCTCTTTTCTGCTTGGCGCGGTGGTGGTGATCGTGGTCAGCAATCTGATGCTATCCCAGCGTGGAGCGGGCCTGATACCGGCCGAGCCGGCGCTGCGTTTCGCCTCCATGTCGGTGGTTTTTTATCTGATAGTCAGCCTGCAGGGTTCCCTGCAGGCCAATATGAGTTTCAGTCAGGCCATACACTTTACCGATTTCGTTATCGGACACTCACATCTGGCGATGTTGGGGTTTGCCACCTTTGCCGGTATTGCCGCCATACTTCATGCCTGGCAGCGGATCCCTGATGCGCCTTATAACGCCCGCGCCATCGACTGGGCCTACGGGCTGCTGGTAGTGGGCATTACTCTGATGGTGGTTGACCTGACGGTCGCCGGGCTGGTGCAGGGCGGCCTGTGGCTGGATGGCGCACCCTGGCTTGAATCGGTTCGCGCGTCCCGACCTTACTGGGTTTTTCGCAGTCTCTCGGCGGTGCCGGTCGCGGCCGGCTTCGTAATGCTCTTTTATGGGCTGCTGGTCGGGCCCCGCGGTGCGGGTGTCAGTGCTGCCGAGGTGACACGACGGGCTCTGGGTCCCGAGCAGGCCAGTGTAGACACCCATTCCCCCATGCAGGATCCCTCCCGGGCCCTGCGCCTGTCTTATATTGTCGCATCGGTGGCAGGAGTGGCTTTCTTTGTATTTTCCGTGTCTTTGCTGGGCGTCTTGCCGCGCGCAGTGTTGGAGCGACAGACAGCAGTGCTCGGGCCCGCGCAGGAACTGCCCCTTACGCCATCGGAACTGCGAGGGCGTGACATCTATGCCCGGGAAGGCTGCGCCTATTGCCATACCCAGCAGATCCGCTATACGGCGGCGGACATGCAGCGCTTCGGTGCACCCACCCTGGCCTGGGAGGGGCGCTTTGACTTCCCCCATATGCTCGGCACCCGCCGCATAGGCCCGGACCTGTCGCGCGCTGGTAATACCAGGACCAGGCAATGGCAGCTGGCACATCTGTATGCTCCGCGCAGTGTGGTACCTCAATCCATCATGCCGGCCTACCCGGAGTTTTTCGAGGGCTCACCGCTTCGTCCCCGGCAGCAAGCGCAGGACCTGGTGGCGTATCTGGAAACCCTCGGTCGGGCCCGGGAACTGGCGTGGCCGGAGGGTGACGCCAGGGGTCGCCAGGCGCTGCCTGATGATCAGTGGGCGCAGATGTCTCTGGGGGCGACAGAACTGAACGCCCATGCCGCGCGCACCCGGCCCCGTGGCGACGCACCCCGCCTGGTCGAGCAGCCGGTCACTGACAGAGGTCTGCAGCTATGGCAGGACAACTGCAGCGGCTGCCATGGCGACGAGGGGCTTGGTGACGGATTGGCCGCGGCGTGGCTGCAGCCGGCGCCGGTCAACCTGGCGGCGCATGAGTACCGGGCGGATTTACTGGCCGATATTCTCTGGAACGGCGTGCACAACAGCGCCATGCCGGCCTGGCGTGATCGCAGCCTGGAAGAGCTGGCGCTCCTGGCTGCGGTGGTGCAATCGATAAGCTCGGTGAACGATTCACCGGGAGAGACCGTGCAGATTCTGGCGGGCCAGGCGGTGTATTCGGCCCACTGTGCAGAGTGCCATGGGGATGCGGGCGATGGGAATGGGTTCGCGGCGGCGAGTTTGCCTATTCCCATCGCTCCGACCGATTTTACCCGGGAGCGACTGAGTCTGGAGGAGAGCCTCAGAATTTTGCGCAACGGGGTGCCTGGCACGTCCATGGCGCCCTGGGGCGATCGACTTACCGACAGTGATATGCTGGCTGTCAGCCACTACCTGTCGTCTTTATACCAGCGAACCGGATCAGGAGGAGGGCAGTAG
- a CDS encoding sulfotransferase: MIYSAAMPASATEKQFEDFIEQAYSRTWSERNELLKAMEDQYAQVSRSSQQAVLLGFALAKVSDDLGDTERCFSYLEEANWHHRRGKTDNLADARSTVARVREIFSAQPVQPLEMANSLKPIFIVGMPRSGTSLVEQILASHSKVYGGGELKAMGQWCFGFVKLFTDYHPRVALNDYLPQLQEHYLQQIRQLTDNQIVTDKMPVNFLWLGFILSAFPDAIIVHTEREPMAVCWSLYKTAFAGTSNGYACDLRDIGEFYRLYNELMKFWKERHGTQIYDLNYEQLTTSQGEETRRLLTHCGIEWEPACLEFYNNPREVQTVSRNQVKLPMYQGSSRAWERYERHLDPLKKILEPILS; this comes from the coding sequence GTGATTTATAGTGCCGCCATGCCAGCATCAGCGACGGAAAAGCAATTCGAGGATTTCATTGAACAGGCCTACTCCAGGACCTGGAGTGAAAGAAACGAACTTCTGAAGGCCATGGAAGATCAGTATGCCCAAGTCAGCCGCAGCAGCCAGCAGGCTGTCCTGCTGGGCTTTGCCCTGGCTAAGGTGAGCGATGATCTTGGCGATACCGAGCGCTGCTTCAGCTACCTGGAGGAAGCAAACTGGCACCACAGGCGAGGCAAGACCGATAACCTGGCCGACGCCAGAAGTACGGTTGCCCGGGTACGGGAAATTTTCTCCGCTCAACCGGTACAACCCCTGGAAATGGCCAATTCACTGAAACCAATCTTTATAGTGGGCATGCCGAGATCCGGCACAAGCCTGGTTGAGCAGATCCTGGCCTCCCACTCGAAGGTCTATGGCGGAGGCGAACTGAAAGCCATGGGGCAGTGGTGCTTCGGCTTCGTCAAACTGTTCACCGACTATCATCCTCGCGTGGCATTGAATGACTACCTCCCGCAACTGCAAGAACACTACCTGCAGCAAATCCGGCAGTTGACTGACAACCAGATCGTCACGGATAAAATGCCGGTCAATTTTCTGTGGCTCGGTTTCATCCTTTCCGCCTTTCCTGACGCCATCATCGTGCATACCGAACGCGAGCCCATGGCTGTCTGCTGGTCCCTCTACAAGACGGCGTTTGCCGGCACGTCGAATGGCTACGCCTGCGATCTGCGCGACATAGGAGAATTTTATCGCCTGTATAACGAGCTGATGAAGTTCTGGAAAGAACGTCACGGCACACAGATCTATGACCTGAACTACGAACAGCTGACCACCAGCCAGGGAGAAGAAACCAGAAGGTTACTGACTCACTGCGGCATCGAATGGGAACCAGCCTGTCTGGAGTTCTACAACAATCCCAGGGAGGTTCAAACGGTCAGCAGGAATCAGGTGAAGCTGCCTATGTACCAGGGGAGTTCCCGAGCCTGGGAGCGATATGAGCGCCACCTGGATCCATTGAAAAAAATACTCGAACCGATACTCTCGTGA